A portion of the Candidatus Macondimonas diazotrophica genome contains these proteins:
- the dapD gene encoding 2,3,4,5-tetrahydropyridine-2,6-dicarboxylate N-succinyltransferase: protein MTSLQDTIEAAFEDRANISPQQAPESVRRAVQNALDLLESGQARVAEPLAQGGWQVNEWLKKAVLLSFRLEDNHPVEGGFTRFYDKVPTRFAGFSEADFRALGVRVVPPATVRRGVCIGRGAVLMPSYVNIGAYVGEGTMVDTWATVGSCAQIGRNVHLSGGVGIGGVLEPLQASPTIIEDDCFIGARSEIVEGVVVERGAVISMGVYIGQSTRIYDRRTGTISYGRVPAGAVVVSGSLPSADGSYSLYCAVIVKQVDEKTRQKVGINELLREVE from the coding sequence ATGACATCCCTGCAAGACACCATCGAAGCAGCCTTCGAGGATCGGGCGAATATCTCGCCCCAACAAGCCCCCGAGAGCGTGCGCCGCGCCGTGCAGAATGCCCTCGATCTGCTGGAGAGCGGCCAGGCGCGCGTAGCCGAGCCCCTGGCGCAGGGCGGATGGCAGGTCAATGAGTGGCTCAAAAAAGCCGTCCTGCTCTCGTTCCGTCTGGAAGACAACCATCCGGTGGAAGGCGGTTTCACCCGCTTCTACGACAAGGTGCCGACCCGCTTTGCGGGCTTTTCTGAAGCTGACTTCCGCGCCTTGGGCGTTCGGGTGGTCCCACCGGCCACGGTCCGGCGCGGTGTCTGCATCGGTCGCGGCGCGGTACTCATGCCAAGCTACGTCAATATCGGCGCCTACGTGGGGGAAGGCACCATGGTCGACACTTGGGCCACGGTCGGCTCGTGCGCACAGATCGGCAGGAACGTGCACCTCTCCGGTGGAGTCGGCATCGGCGGCGTGCTCGAACCGCTACAGGCGAGCCCGACCATCATCGAGGACGACTGTTTCATCGGCGCCCGGTCGGAAATCGTCGAAGGCGTAGTCGTCGAGCGTGGTGCGGTGATTTCCATGGGGGTCTACATCGGCCAGAGCACCCGCATCTACGATCGGCGCACCGGCACCATCAGCTATGGCCGTGTGCCGGCCGGTGCGGTAGTTGTCTCCGGCAGCCTGCCATCGGCCGACGGCAGCTACAGCCTATACTGCGCAGTGATCGTCAAGCAGGTTGACGAGAAGACCCGCCAGAAGGTCGGCATCAACGAACTGCTGCGTGAAGTCGAGTAA
- the dapE gene encoding succinyl-diaminopimelate desuccinylase: protein MSPTLALARALIERPSVTPDDAGCQALIGARLTALGFRLETLTFGAVTNLWAVHGHQGPLAVFAGHTDVVPTGPEDAWRSAPFVPSIRDGRLYGRGSADMKGSLAAMVTAIEAFLGRHPEPRGRIGLLLTSDEEGPAVDGTARVVETLVQRGEIPDWCIVGEPTSERALGDMVKNGRRGSLSGTLKVHGVQGHVAYPHKAANPVHLTAPALATLVAERWDEGSTDFPPTSFQISNIHAGTGAGNVIPGTMTVQFNFRFNPASPADTLRQRTEEVLVHHGLDFSIDWTLGAEPFLTPKGLLVDAVRKAVREITGREAACSTTGGTSDARFLARHCAQVVELGPVNASIHQVDEWVSVDELDQLAAVYDRVLEHLLG, encoded by the coding sequence ATGTCGCCCACTCTCGCGCTGGCCCGTGCGCTGATCGAGCGCCCTTCGGTCACCCCCGACGATGCAGGTTGCCAAGCGCTGATCGGCGCGCGCCTGACTGCGCTGGGTTTCCGGTTGGAAACGCTGACGTTCGGAGCCGTCACCAACCTTTGGGCGGTGCATGGTCACCAGGGCCCGCTGGCCGTGTTTGCCGGGCATACCGACGTGGTACCCACCGGACCGGAAGACGCGTGGCGCAGCGCACCATTCGTTCCGAGCATCCGCGATGGCCGCCTCTACGGCCGGGGCAGCGCCGACATGAAAGGCAGCCTGGCCGCAATGGTGACTGCCATCGAGGCGTTTCTTGGCCGCCATCCGGAACCTCGGGGGCGCATCGGCCTGCTGCTCACCAGCGACGAGGAAGGTCCGGCCGTGGACGGCACGGCGCGGGTCGTGGAAACCCTCGTACAGCGCGGAGAGATCCCCGACTGGTGCATCGTCGGCGAACCCACCAGCGAACGCGCACTGGGCGACATGGTCAAGAACGGCCGGCGTGGATCACTGAGCGGCACGCTGAAGGTTCACGGCGTTCAGGGTCATGTGGCCTACCCCCACAAAGCCGCCAACCCCGTGCATCTGACCGCCCCGGCCCTCGCCACACTCGTGGCTGAACGCTGGGATGAAGGCAGCACCGACTTCCCGCCGACCTCCTTCCAGATCTCCAACATCCACGCCGGCACCGGTGCCGGCAACGTCATCCCCGGCACGATGACGGTGCAGTTCAATTTCCGCTTCAATCCGGCCAGCCCGGCGGACACCCTGCGCCAGCGCACCGAGGAAGTCCTGGTCCATCACGGGCTCGATTTCAGCATCGACTGGACCCTCGGCGCCGAACCGTTTCTCACGCCAAAAGGCCTGCTGGTCGACGCGGTCCGCAAGGCCGTGCGAGAGATCACCGGTCGCGAGGCTGCGTGTTCGACCACCGGCGGCACCTCGGATGCGCGCTTCCTCGCCCGGCACTGTGCTCAGGTGGTGGAACTGGGGCCTGTCAACGCCTCGATCCATCAGGTCGACGAGTGGGTGAGTGTGGACGAACTCGATCAGCTCGCTGCCGTCTATGATCGCGTACTGGAACATCTGCTTGGCTAA
- the tadA gene encoding tRNA adenosine(34) deaminase TadA has protein sequence MSTRHPPTDSDSPSSDASRDEQFMQRALTLARQAQETGEVPVGAVLVQAGRIIAEGGNQPIGQHDPTAHAEIQVLRAAGLSQRNYRLPGSCLYVTLEPCLMCAGAMVHARIERLVFGAPDPRAGAAGSVFQVLHDPHLNHRVEVQGGVLAQDCADLLRAFFRARR, from the coding sequence ATGTCCACCCGCCATCCGCCGACCGATTCCGACAGCCCGTCTTCGGATGCGAGCCGCGATGAACAGTTCATGCAGCGCGCGCTCACGCTCGCACGGCAGGCCCAGGAGACTGGCGAGGTCCCGGTGGGTGCGGTCCTCGTCCAGGCGGGACGCATCATTGCCGAGGGCGGCAACCAGCCCATCGGCCAGCATGATCCCACGGCGCACGCCGAGATTCAGGTCCTGCGCGCGGCCGGTCTCTCGCAGCGCAACTACCGTCTCCCCGGAAGCTGTCTATACGTCACCCTGGAGCCTTGTCTGATGTGCGCCGGTGCCATGGTGCATGCTCGCATCGAGCGCCTGGTGTTCGGCGCCCCCGACCCGCGCGCCGGGGCGGCCGGCAGCGTCTTTCAGGTGCTGCACGATCCGCACCTGAATCACCGCGTCGAGGTTCAAGGCGGCGTCCTTGCGCAGGACTGCGCCGACCTCCTGCGCGCCTTTTTCCGCGCGCGCCGCTGA